Genomic window (Candidatus Glassbacteria bacterium):
AAGGGTTGCGGTTCCTTGGTTTTGGTTGATGCCGGTAAAGACGGCATAAAGGATTCGCTCCATGCTGGCGCGGTCGGCCATCACGCCCATGGGCCGAGTTCTGCGGCGCACCTCGACGAAGCAGCGTTCGATGGCGTTGGTGCTGCGCGAAGCCTTTCTCCACTTGGGCTCTTTGAAGCAATAGTGCTCAAAAAGGGCGTCGAGATCGCCCGCCAGACAGGCAACGGCTTTCCGATAAGGGGCCTGCCATTTGTGGGCGAAGACGGCGGCGGCTTTTCGGGCGGCCTGGATACCCGAAGCGTTCATGATGCGTTGCAGATCGGCTTTAACCACTTCGCGATCGGTTTTGCGCACCTTGTCCAGTACGTTGCGCATTTTATGCACCCAGCAGCGCTGCACGGGCAGGTGCGGATAGACATAAGGCAGAGCCGCCAAAAGTCCCTTGCCACCGTCAGAGACCGCCAACTCCACCTCCCCGGCTTCCAGGCCGCGGTTGTACAGGTCCGTCAGGAACGTCTCCCAGGCTGCTTGCGATTCCCCATGGGCCAGGCGGAAATCGATCACCTCCTTTCTGCCATCGGGCCGGATGCCCAAAACCACCAGCACCGGGCGGCGAATCGCTCCCGCTCCGGTCTTGCGGGACAACGCCACACCGTCGAACAACAGCACACGGTAGCGTTCCGGGAGCCGGCGGCAATGCCAAGCGGCCACCTCCGCGTCCAGCTGTTTTGCCACCTTGCTGACCGTGGTGGCGCTGACCGGTTCTCCCAACAGGTGCAACAGGGCCGTGCCCACTTTGCGGGTGGACAGACCCAACACAAAGGCGGCCAGGATCAACCGGTCGATCTGCGGCGCCCTGCGGGCATAGCGCTCCAACACCT
Coding sequences:
- a CDS encoding IS256 family transposase, yielding MAGATLITSVSQAMDTMKALGEQSMFFDPIYHQESRQALASIIHGRMEARVSAHLEGCKERGIEDRRNGSYSRHLLVGVGDLELRVPRTRIYIPLKVLERYARRAPQIDRLILAAFVLGLSTRKVGTALLHLLGEPVSATTVSKVAKQLDAEVAAWHCRRLPERYRVLLFDGVALSRKTGAGAIRRPVLVVLGIRPDGRKEVIDFRLAHGESQAAWETFLTDLYNRGLEAGEVELAVSDGGKGLLAALPYVYPHLPVQRCWVHKMRNVLDKVRKTDREVVKADLQRIMNASGIQAARKAAAVFAHKWQAPYRKAVACLAGDLDALFEHYCFKEPKWRKASRSTNAIERCFVEVRRRTRPMGVMADRASMERILYAVFTGINQNQGTATL